In Arthrobacter citreus, a single genomic region encodes these proteins:
- a CDS encoding HAMP domain-containing histidine kinase, translated as MSIRKRLILSNIAMIVIPIFSFILIEILLGVFYYKVLDPKFNNHPPHSFYFFRFGIIVPIFAITNGVLSYFVSRSILRPVKNLTNAAKHISEGNLDVEVKPLNKDELGQLAVSFELMRRNLKESAEIQKKYEENRKELIANISHDLKTPITSIKGYIEGIKDGVANTPEKMERYIETIYLKTLDMDHLINELFLYSKLDLKRVPFHFEEVNIYDYLVDSIEELKFDLEPINVKIIFSSNVDCKKCIILMDREQFKRVMTNIIQNSLKYMDKDEKLISINLNENQEKITIQFHDNGKGISKEALPFIFDRFYRADPSRNLTTGGTGLGLAIAKRIIEEHGGEVWAESEISEYTNIFLSLNKKLITKVTE; from the coding sequence TTGTCGATTCGAAAAAGGTTAATCTTATCTAATATTGCAATGATTGTTATACCGATTTTTTCATTTATCCTGATCGAGATCCTGCTTGGTGTATTTTATTATAAAGTGTTGGATCCGAAATTTAATAATCATCCGCCACATTCATTTTATTTCTTTCGTTTTGGTATAATTGTCCCAATTTTTGCCATTACAAATGGAGTACTTTCATATTTTGTTTCAAGAAGTATATTAAGACCGGTGAAGAATCTAACTAATGCCGCTAAACATATAAGTGAGGGTAATTTAGATGTTGAAGTAAAGCCATTAAACAAAGATGAACTTGGACAATTAGCGGTTAGTTTTGAATTAATGAGACGAAATCTAAAAGAGTCAGCTGAAATTCAGAAGAAATATGAAGAGAATCGAAAAGAACTAATTGCAAATATATCACATGATCTGAAAACACCAATTACTTCAATAAAAGGGTATATTGAAGGGATTAAAGATGGTGTAGCGAATACACCAGAGAAAATGGAGCGATATATCGAAACAATCTATTTGAAAACTTTGGATATGGACCATTTGATTAATGAATTATTTCTTTATTCAAAGTTAGATTTAAAAAGAGTGCCTTTTCATTTTGAAGAAGTAAATATATATGACTATTTAGTAGATAGTATTGAGGAGCTAAAATTTGATTTAGAACCAATCAATGTAAAAATTATCTTCAGTAGTAATGTGGATTGCAAAAAATGTATTATTCTTATGGACCGAGAGCAATTTAAACGTGTTATGACAAATATTATTCAAAATAGTTTGAAGTACATGGATAAAGATGAGAAACTAATTTCGATAAATTTAAACGAAAATCAAGAAAAAATCACAATACAATTTCATGATAATGGTAAAGGAATATCTAAAGAAGCCCTTCCGTTTATTTTTGATCGCTTTTACCGCGCTGATCCTTCAAGAAATTTAACAACAGGTGGTACTGGTTTAGGTCTAGCCATCGCAAAAAGAATAATAGAAGAGCACGGTGGAGAAGTATGGGCAGAAAGTGAAATTAGTGAATATACAAATATATTCCTATCATTAAATAAGAAATTGATAACAAAGGTGACAGAATGA
- a CDS encoding response regulator transcription factor, translating into MKKVLIIEDDQSIALLQRDYLEINEFEVEIESNGRSGLQKALTNEFDLVILDLMLPEMNGFEICKKIRENKDIPILIVSAKTEDIDKIRGFGLGADDFIVKPFSPSELIARVKAHLSRYQRLASKGQINEDELQIRGLTIQKDSRKVLVNGEEKIFTTKEFNLLTFLASNPNKVFSKELLFDRIWGFETVGDISTVTVHIRKIREKIEVDPSNPNFIETIWGAGYRFKD; encoded by the coding sequence ATGAAAAAGGTTTTAATCATTGAAGATGACCAAAGTATCGCATTATTACAAAGAGATTATTTAGAGATTAATGAATTTGAAGTTGAAATTGAATCTAATGGAAGAAGCGGGCTTCAAAAAGCTTTAACGAATGAATTTGATTTAGTTATTCTAGATTTAATGCTACCTGAAATGAATGGCTTTGAAATATGCAAGAAAATACGCGAAAACAAAGATATTCCAATTCTAATTGTATCAGCCAAAACAGAGGATATCGATAAAATTAGGGGGTTTGGTTTAGGAGCGGATGATTTTATCGTGAAACCATTTAGCCCAAGTGAACTAATAGCTAGAGTAAAAGCTCATCTATCTAGGTATCAGCGATTAGCAAGTAAAGGCCAAATAAATGAAGATGAACTTCAAATCAGAGGACTTACGATTCAAAAGGATTCAAGAAAAGTTCTCGTAAATGGAGAAGAAAAAATTTTCACGACAAAAGAGTTTAACTTACTTACTTTTCTTGCTTCAAATCCAAATAAAGTATTTAGCAAAGAATTATTATTTGATCGAATTTGGGGATTTGAAACAGTAGGGGATATATCGACAGTAACTGTTCATATTCGCAAAATACGTGAAAAAATAGAAGTCGACCCATCTAATCCAAACTTTATTGAGACAATATGGGGGGCTGGGTATCGTTTTAAAGATTAG
- a CDS encoding fatty acid desaturase, with protein MSKENQKSLRKQIMPYEKSNLKASIWQMINTFIPFLFLWFIAFKSISVSVVLTIVIDVLAALFLVRVFIIFHDCCHQSFFKNKTANKVLGTITGVVTLFPFSQWKHSHSIHHATSGNLDKRGIGDMWVLTVDEYVAAPFWTKLQYRLYRNPLIMFGLGPIYIVLISNRFNAKNAKLKERLNTYLTNILIVGISALFCWQIGWENYLLVEGPIFFVSAVLGIWLFYVQHQFEDSYFEEDNNWEYVKAAVEGSSFYKLPKILQWLTGNIGYHHVHHLSPRVPNYNLEEVHNNTLPLQNVPTITLKTSFTSLKFRLWDENTKQFVRFKDLKTIYKVNRESSDTV; from the coding sequence ATGTCAAAAGAAAATCAAAAGAGTTTACGTAAACAAATTATGCCTTATGAAAAATCAAATTTAAAAGCTAGTATTTGGCAAATGATCAATACATTTATCCCATTTTTATTTTTATGGTTTATTGCTTTTAAAAGTATCTCTGTTTCAGTAGTACTAACGATCGTTATTGATGTTTTAGCAGCATTATTCTTAGTAAGGGTTTTTATAATATTCCATGATTGTTGTCATCAATCGTTTTTTAAGAATAAAACCGCAAATAAAGTTCTTGGGACGATTACAGGTGTTGTAACGCTATTTCCATTTAGTCAGTGGAAGCATAGTCATTCAATTCACCATGCAACAAGTGGTAATTTAGATAAGCGCGGAATTGGTGATATGTGGGTTTTAACAGTAGATGAATATGTTGCTGCTCCGTTCTGGACAAAGTTGCAATACCGTTTATATCGTAATCCACTAATCATGTTTGGTTTAGGGCCGATTTATATCGTGCTAATTTCAAATCGCTTTAATGCAAAAAATGCAAAATTAAAAGAAAGATTAAATACGTATTTAACGAATATTTTAATTGTTGGTATTTCTGCATTGTTTTGCTGGCAAATTGGTTGGGAAAATTATTTGTTAGTGGAAGGGCCGATCTTTTTCGTATCAGCAGTATTAGGAATTTGGCTTTTCTACGTGCAGCATCAATTTGAAGACTCTTATTTTGAAGAAGACAATAATTGGGAATATGTAAAAGCTGCTGTTGAGGGAAGCTCTTTTTATAAACTCCCAAAAATATTGCAATGGCTGACTGGTAATATTGGATACCACCATGTTCATCATTTGAGTCCTAGAGTACCGAATTACAATTTAGAGGAAGTTCACAATAATACACTTCCATTACAAAATGTGCCAACAATTACACTAAAAACAAGTTTTACTTCTTTAAAATTCCGACTTTGGGATGAAAATACAAAGCAGTTTGTAAGATTTAAAGATCTTAAAACAATTTATAAAGTAAACCGCGAAAGTTCAGACACTGTCTGA
- a CDS encoding sensor histidine kinase, with product MFKRYLVFLKSTGISPYIWTVLGISPFYFIFLSAHSTLRIVVGILLTISFLIIYRLAYISQGWSIYLWSSILIVISFSMNILFSYVYFAFFIAYMIGKKKSRVTFLTLYILHLVITTISINITIILQEELLIRQLPFIIVTWISVILLPFSLYSRNERGQLEEKLVDANKRISDLVKLEERQRIARDLHDTLGQKLSLIGLKSDLARKLVTKDPELAQNELKDVQQTARTALNEVRKIVSQMRGIRIKDELIRIKQFLLAAEITFECNDTLQLTNVSLLTENIVSMCLKEAVTNVVKHSSATLCRISIKQMKNEIIFSVMDNGVGCTSIEKFTTGYGLIGMKERLEFVNGTLDVNCENGMTLIMRVPIDVKQIEVED from the coding sequence ATGTTTAAAAGATATTTAGTTTTCTTAAAAAGTACTGGAATTTCGCCATACATTTGGACAGTTCTAGGAATTTCACCATTTTATTTTATTTTTCTTTCGGCACATTCTACCTTAAGAATTGTAGTAGGAATTTTATTAACGATCTCATTTTTAATTATTTACCGATTGGCATACATATCACAAGGTTGGTCGATCTATCTTTGGTCATCCATATTAATTGTCATTTCCTTTTCAATGAATATACTTTTTAGTTATGTATATTTTGCTTTTTTTATAGCTTACATGATTGGAAAGAAGAAAAGTCGAGTTACTTTTTTAACTTTATATATCCTTCATTTAGTCATAACGACTATTTCGATTAACATTACAATAATTCTTCAAGAAGAATTATTAATTAGGCAGTTGCCATTTATAATCGTAACTTGGATCAGTGTAATCTTATTACCTTTTAGTCTATATAGCCGGAATGAAAGAGGGCAATTAGAAGAAAAGCTTGTAGATGCTAATAAACGTATTTCAGATCTTGTGAAATTAGAAGAGAGACAAAGAATTGCACGAGATTTACATGATACACTAGGTCAAAAACTTTCCCTGATAGGCTTAAAAAGTGACTTAGCAAGAAAGTTAGTTACGAAAGATCCAGAACTGGCTCAAAATGAATTAAAAGATGTACAGCAAACTGCCAGAACGGCCTTAAATGAAGTTCGAAAAATTGTTTCTCAAATGCGTGGAATTCGAATTAAGGATGAGCTAATAAGAATTAAACAATTTTTGCTCGCAGCGGAAATTACATTCGAGTGTAATGATACACTTCAACTAACAAATGTTTCTTTATTAACAGAGAATATAGTCAGTATGTGCTTAAAGGAAGCTGTAACAAATGTTGTAAAGCATAGTAGTGCTACACTATGTAGAATTTCGATTAAACAAATGAAAAATGAAATTATCTTCTCTGTTATGGATAATGGGGTTGGATGTACTTCTATTGAAAAATTTACGACAGGCTATGGATTAATCGGTATGAAAGAACGACTCGAATTTGTGAATGGAACACTAGATGTTAACTGTGAAAATGGGATGACATTAATTATGAGAGTTCCAATAGATGTAAAACAAATTGAAGTGGAGGACTAA
- a CDS encoding response regulator transcription factor, giving the protein MIRIVIAEDQRMLLGALGSLLNLEDDMEVIGQASNGEEAVKLVKQLQPDICIMDIEMPSKTGLEAAEELKAFDCKVMILTTFARSGYFQRALKAGVKGYLLKDSPSEELASSIRSIISGKRIYAPELMDDVYAEENPLTDREKEVLELVADGKNTQEIADELSLKTGTVRNYISMILDKLEVKNRIEAIKQSKEKGWFK; this is encoded by the coding sequence ATGATTAGGATTGTTATCGCCGAAGACCAACGAATGCTTTTAGGAGCGCTTGGTTCTTTACTTAACTTAGAAGATGATATGGAAGTAATAGGTCAAGCCTCAAACGGAGAAGAAGCAGTAAAACTTGTTAAGCAATTACAACCGGATATTTGCATTATGGATATCGAAATGCCAAGTAAAACGGGCCTTGAAGCAGCAGAAGAATTAAAAGCATTCGATTGTAAAGTCATGATCCTCACAACTTTCGCAAGGTCTGGTTATTTCCAAAGAGCATTAAAAGCAGGCGTAAAGGGATATTTACTAAAGGATAGCCCAAGTGAAGAGTTAGCAAGCTCAATTAGAAGCATCATTTCAGGAAAGAGAATTTATGCTCCTGAATTAATGGATGATGTTTATGCAGAAGAGAATCCGTTGACTGATCGTGAAAAAGAAGTTTTAGAACTTGTAGCCGATGGTAAAAATACACAAGAAATTGCAGATGAATTAAGTTTGAAAACTGGTACCGTAAGAAATTATATTTCTATGATTTTAGACAAATTAGAAGTGAAAAATAGAATCGAAGCTATTAAACAATCGAAAGAAAAAGGCTGGTTTAAATGA
- a CDS encoding alpha/beta hydrolase, translated as MAYVELDSHTKLYYEDHGEGQTVLFVHGVMMSSKFFHKQVPYFSKNYRVITLDLRAHGKSSKVQYGHTVAQYAKDLKCFIEKLDLKDVILVGWSMGAFVLWDYVNQFGTKNIKALTVVDQSASDYIWPDWEFGAFDFTILKNVMQSIQEDQNQFNSDFIYGMFMDQPNPKEHKWILKEMNKLPAAIASTIVFNQTAVDYRDTLCNVDIPTLICFGSHGFFPLEAGEFIQSRIKGSKFVPFYNSSHLLFLEETDKFNQELDEFFKELRKTGKRKSNSRKKATKKAGN; from the coding sequence TTGGCATATGTTGAACTTGATTCACACACAAAGCTCTATTATGAAGATCATGGAGAAGGTCAAACTGTCCTATTTGTTCACGGAGTTATGATGAGTAGTAAGTTCTTTCATAAACAAGTACCGTATTTTAGTAAAAATTATCGAGTTATTACATTAGATTTAAGAGCACATGGAAAATCTTCAAAAGTACAATATGGTCATACAGTTGCACAGTATGCTAAAGATTTAAAATGCTTTATCGAAAAATTAGATTTAAAAGATGTAATATTAGTAGGCTGGTCAATGGGTGCTTTTGTGTTGTGGGATTATGTGAATCAATTTGGAACTAAAAATATTAAAGCTTTAACAGTAGTTGATCAATCTGCATCTGATTATATTTGGCCGGATTGGGAGTTTGGAGCATTTGATTTTACGATATTAAAAAATGTCATGCAATCGATTCAAGAAGATCAAAACCAATTTAATAGCGATTTTATATATGGTATGTTTATGGATCAACCTAATCCAAAGGAGCATAAATGGATTTTAAAGGAAATGAATAAGTTACCTGCAGCAATTGCAAGCACAATAGTCTTTAATCAAACTGCAGTAGATTATCGTGATACACTTTGTAACGTAGATATACCTACGTTAATTTGCTTCGGCAGCCATGGATTCTTTCCATTAGAGGCTGGTGAATTTATCCAATCAAGAATTAAAGGTTCTAAATTCGTTCCATTTTATAATAGTAGTCATCTCTTATTCTTAGAAGAAACAGATAAGTTCAATCAAGAACTAGACGAATTCTTTAAAGAGCTAAGAAAAACAGGAAAAAGGAAATCAAATTCTAGAAAAAAAGCAACAAAAAAAGCTGGAAACTAA
- a CDS encoding proline iminopeptidase-family hydrolase: MTVKEGFIEVIGGKVWYQIHNMDSKNTPVIVLHGGPGSSHYSMQGLDILAEDRPVIFYDQLGCGKSERPTDTSLWNIDRFVEELGQIREGLSLDEFHILGHSWGTTLAAAYYLSRPEGVKSIVFSSPCLSAPLWAEDQDRNRKLLPLEVQETLKSCEENGTTESEEYKEATSIFNKHFVCRLDPYPEFLKEGRHYRNSEVYNIMWGPSEFHVTGNLKSFDCTSQLQDIHVPTMYTCGRFDEATPESTKYFSTLTPNAKFHVFEKSAHMPYVEEQDEYVKVISSFFNEVDLEN, translated from the coding sequence ATGACTGTAAAAGAAGGATTTATTGAAGTAATTGGTGGGAAAGTATGGTATCAGATTCATAACATGGATTCTAAAAATACACCTGTAATTGTTTTACATGGTGGGCCTGGTTCATCGCATTATTCAATGCAAGGTCTAGATATATTAGCAGAAGATCGCCCAGTTATTTTTTATGACCAGTTAGGCTGTGGAAAATCTGAGCGTCCAACAGACACTTCATTATGGAATATAGATAGATTTGTGGAAGAATTAGGGCAAATCCGGGAAGGACTTTCACTTGATGAGTTTCATATTCTCGGCCATTCATGGGGAACGACTTTAGCTGCAGCTTATTATTTATCGAGACCAGAAGGAGTCAAGAGCATAGTCTTTTCAAGTCCTTGCTTAAGTGCGCCATTATGGGCGGAAGATCAGGATCGTAATCGAAAGCTACTTCCACTTGAGGTACAAGAAACTTTAAAAAGCTGTGAAGAGAATGGAACAACAGAATCAGAAGAATACAAGGAAGCAACTTCCATTTTTAATAAGCATTTTGTTTGCAGATTAGACCCATATCCAGAATTTCTAAAAGAGGGTAGACATTACAGAAATTCAGAAGTTTACAATATAATGTGGGGGCCATCAGAGTTTCATGTAACTGGAAACTTAAAGAGTTTTGACTGTACTTCACAATTACAAGACATACATGTACCAACAATGTATACTTGTGGACGATTTGATGAAGCAACTCCTGAATCTACAAAATACTTCAGTACACTAACTCCAAATGCTAAGTTTCACGTATTTGAGAAGAGTGCACATATGCCATATGTTGAAGAACAAGATGAATATGTTAAAGTGATTAGTAGTTTTTTCAATGAAGTAGACTTAGAAAACTAA
- a CDS encoding 2OG-Fe(II) oxygenase, translating to MLEVGNLKETEQTIFTHSGPIIQTIDRNIEIISRQDEPLIVLLGNVLSDDECDELISHAKFRMKRSKIGLSHEENDMRTSSGMFFDESETELIKRVEKRIETIMNIPIEHAEPLQILHYEPGQQYKPHFDYFSNNRTNNNRISTLILYLNDVEEGGETIFPSLNYSVTAKKGTALYFEYFYQDETINELTLHAGNPVISGEKWVATQWIRRQRVR from the coding sequence ATGTTAGAGGTAGGTAATTTAAAGGAAACCGAACAAACCATTTTTACTCATTCAGGTCCAATCATCCAAACGATTGATCGAAATATCGAGATTATTAGTCGACAGGATGAACCGCTCATCGTTTTACTTGGAAATGTTTTAAGTGATGATGAATGTGATGAGCTAATTAGCCATGCGAAATTTCGCATGAAACGGTCAAAAATTGGCTTATCTCACGAAGAAAATGACATGCGAACGAGCAGTGGCATGTTTTTCGATGAAAGTGAAACTGAACTGATCAAACGAGTTGAAAAACGAATCGAAACAATAATGAATATTCCAATCGAACATGCAGAACCTTTACAAATTCTTCATTATGAACCTGGGCAACAGTATAAGCCGCATTTCGATTACTTTTCCAATAACCGAACGAATAATAATAGAATTAGTACGCTTATTCTCTATTTAAATGATGTAGAAGAAGGCGGCGAAACAATTTTTCCTTCTCTTAACTATTCGGTTACAGCAAAAAAAGGCACAGCTTTATACTTTGAATATTTTTATCAGGATGAAACGATTAATGAACTAACACTACATGCGGGTAACCCTGTTATTAGTGGAGAAAAATGGGTTGCTACTCAATGGATCAGACGACAACGCGTTCGTTAA
- a CDS encoding 5'-nucleotidase, lipoprotein e(P4) family translates to MKKSLITISILSAFVIGSLAGISFSKAEFERSTQEHNVMSTNWFQTSAENKALQIQIYNQAKEELAETMVKRKASDKLNNNAKPAAVVLDIDETVLDNSPDTAWSIKNNTSYPQGWDEWIHLAKAELIPGAKDFLLTAKKMNVDIFYLTNRPEKTRNDTIRNMKLHNLPNVDNKHLYFKTDTAQKGPRQAEIAKTHDIVMLIGDNSNDLSDIFYKADLKTRKENVDKIAKDLGIKYIQLPNPMYGDWEDAIYQYKPSKTEDEKAADRYKTLQPMK, encoded by the coding sequence ATGAAAAAAAGTTTAATTACCATTTCGATCCTATCTGCATTTGTAATTGGCTCTTTGGCAGGTATTAGTTTTAGTAAAGCTGAATTTGAACGAAGCACACAAGAGCATAATGTTATGTCCACAAATTGGTTTCAGACCTCTGCTGAAAATAAGGCATTGCAAATTCAAATTTATAATCAAGCAAAAGAAGAACTTGCCGAGACAATGGTTAAAAGGAAAGCAAGTGATAAATTAAATAATAATGCTAAACCTGCTGCTGTCGTTTTAGACATTGATGAGACTGTACTCGATAACTCCCCTGATACTGCCTGGTCAATTAAAAATAATACTTCTTACCCCCAAGGATGGGATGAGTGGATCCACCTAGCAAAAGCTGAGTTAATACCAGGTGCCAAAGACTTTTTATTAACTGCAAAAAAAATGAATGTTGATATTTTTTATCTTACAAATCGGCCAGAAAAAACACGCAATGACACAATAAGAAATATGAAATTACATAACTTACCTAACGTCGATAATAAACATTTGTACTTTAAAACTGATACTGCCCAAAAAGGTCCAAGACAGGCAGAAATTGCAAAAACTCATGATATTGTTATGTTAATCGGAGATAATTCAAATGATTTATCTGATATTTTTTATAAAGCGGATTTAAAAACTAGAAAAGAAAATGTTGATAAAATCGCTAAAGATTTAGGAATTAAATATATACAACTTCCAAATCCAATGTATGGTGATTGGGAAGATGCAATTTATCAATACAAACCGTCAAAAACAGAAGATGAAAAAGCAGCAGATCGCTATAAAACCTTACAACCCATGAAATAA
- a CDS encoding GNAT family N-acetyltransferase codes for MNIRLEIVTRENWEKAIKLGVSRNQLNYVPSVAVSLAKIYIKPDGEDVEYIPFAIYDDQKMVGFIMHAFEENTTNSFWINGFLIDKKHQRKGYGKFAFAEMVNWIKNKHPQCNEIRLTVHKDNKSAMNLYKQYGFNPNGVFFGEEEVWYYSVKR; via the coding sequence ATGAATATACGTTTAGAAATCGTAACAAGAGAAAATTGGGAAAAAGCAATTAAACTTGGGGTTTCCAGAAACCAATTAAATTATGTCCCTTCAGTTGCTGTATCACTCGCAAAGATTTATATAAAACCTGATGGTGAAGATGTAGAATATATCCCATTTGCAATCTATGATGATCAAAAAATGGTTGGATTTATTATGCATGCCTTTGAAGAGAATACGACGAATAGTTTTTGGATCAATGGTTTTTTAATAGATAAAAAACATCAACGTAAAGGCTATGGAAAATTTGCGTTTGCTGAAATGGTAAACTGGATTAAAAATAAACATCCTCAATGCAATGAAATTCGATTAACAGTTCATAAAGATAATAAATCAGCGATGAATTTATATAAACAGTACGGATTTAATCCAAACGGAGTCTTTTTTGGAGAAGAAGAGGTTTGGTATTACTCCGTCAAAAGATAA
- a CDS encoding histidine phosphatase family protein, giving the protein MLTIYLTRHGETEWNIENRLQGSKDSNLTSNGIRDAKLLGKELSEVKFSKIYTSSSKRAVTTANILTSDRSIQLFQEDDLKEINFGDWEGKTNIEINEQFKNEFESLWSSPHLYDHAPHRGESLEDLRNRVGDVIQKIVNSNEEGNVLIVTHAVVLATIVAYLKQSPTEKLWDIPYVHGTSLTIIHVNQDKNIEFKLLCDTSHLEKI; this is encoded by the coding sequence TTGCTAACAATCTATTTAACAAGACATGGTGAAACAGAGTGGAATATTGAAAATCGACTCCAAGGTTCAAAGGACTCCAATCTTACTTCCAATGGGATTAGAGATGCAAAATTATTAGGTAAAGAGCTATCAGAAGTAAAGTTTAGTAAAATTTACACAAGTTCGAGCAAACGTGCAGTAACAACAGCAAATATTTTAACGAGTGACCGATCTATCCAACTTTTTCAAGAGGATGATTTGAAAGAAATTAATTTCGGTGATTGGGAAGGGAAAACGAATATAGAAATAAATGAGCAATTTAAAAATGAGTTTGAATCGCTATGGAGTTCTCCTCATTTGTATGACCATGCTCCACATCGAGGTGAAAGTTTAGAAGACTTAAGAAACAGAGTGGGGGATGTTATTCAAAAGATAGTCAACTCAAATGAGGAAGGAAACGTTTTAATCGTTACTCACGCTGTTGTATTAGCTACGATTGTAGCTTATTTAAAACAATCACCAACTGAAAAATTATGGGATATACCTTATGTACATGGAACAAGTTTAACGATTATACATGTTAATCAAGATAAGAATATAGAGTTCAAATTACTTTGTGATACAAGCCATTTAGAGAAAATTTAA
- a CDS encoding sporulation protein — protein MFKKVLARLGIGAATVNTIIHTRDLYPGKNVEGIIEINGGSVAQEINHIALKLKAYANKKSGDDEVSVKLQLHKERVIGNMKIEANERKILPFSFQLPYYTPITIRHGQVWIETDLDIDLSIDPTDTDYLKVNAHAELANFIEAFSLIGFRLRQVEVEAQHGHFYQEWEFVPNSKREWRFDEIECMIEPNQDGLFMRVAVDKAGLHRGLRGFLQESLGFDEKNSVLSFKNDQLKDPHEIAKTIRSFLQQYN, from the coding sequence ATGTTTAAAAAAGTACTAGCTAGACTTGGAATTGGAGCAGCTACAGTTAATACAATCATACATACAAGAGATTTATATCCGGGAAAAAATGTTGAAGGTATAATCGAAATTAATGGTGGTTCAGTTGCACAAGAGATTAATCATATAGCGCTTAAACTAAAAGCTTATGCAAATAAGAAAAGTGGAGACGATGAAGTATCGGTTAAACTTCAATTACACAAAGAACGCGTAATAGGTAATATGAAAATTGAAGCAAACGAAAGGAAAATATTACCCTTTTCATTTCAACTACCATATTACACACCAATTACAATTAGACATGGTCAAGTTTGGATTGAAACTGATTTAGACATAGACTTAAGTATAGATCCAACAGATACTGATTACTTGAAAGTAAATGCACATGCTGAATTAGCTAATTTTATAGAAGCGTTTTCACTTATAGGATTCCGATTACGTCAAGTTGAAGTTGAAGCTCAACACGGTCATTTCTATCAAGAGTGGGAGTTTGTTCCAAACTCAAAAAGAGAATGGCGATTTGATGAAATTGAATGCATGATTGAACCGAATCAAGATGGTCTATTTATGAGGGTTGCTGTTGATAAAGCTGGATTACACCGTGGACTAAGAGGTTTCCTACAAGAATCACTTGGGTTTGATGAAAAGAATTCTGTACTAAGCTTTAAAAATGACCAACTTAAAGATCCGCATGAAATTGCTAAAACGATAAGGTCATTTTTACAACAATATAATTAA
- a CDS encoding DUF2085 domain-containing protein gives MILKWIPCHRKQERSFRIGSYTFPLCARCTAILVGYLLLPILFMFSHFLYWWYIPSLMIPLLVDGYTQKWKWRESNNVLRFITGLFFGIAHTILIVLSVQFLTKILI, from the coding sequence TTGATATTAAAATGGATTCCGTGTCATAGAAAACAAGAAAGGTCATTTCGCATAGGCTCATATACTTTTCCACTTTGTGCAAGATGTACTGCAATTTTAGTTGGTTATTTGCTTCTACCAATCCTATTTATGTTCTCACACTTTCTATATTGGTGGTACATTCCGAGCTTAATGATTCCATTACTTGTTGACGGGTATACACAGAAATGGAAATGGAGGGAAAGTAATAACGTATTACGTTTCATTACTGGATTGTTTTTTGGAATTGCTCATACAATATTAATTGTATTGTCTGTTCAATTTTTGACAAAGATTCTTATATAA
- a CDS encoding DUF4023 domain-containing protein, whose translation MEDTHEFVENLHEKQRKDQKNKEHQGNGTPNEKLPTKQHGTNK comes from the coding sequence ATGGAAGATACACATGAGTTTGTCGAAAATTTACACGAAAAGCAAAGAAAAGACCAAAAAAATAAAGAGCATCAAGGTAACGGTACACCAAACGAAAAGTTACCAACTAAACAACATGGTACTAATAAATAA